One Methylosarcina fibrata AML-C10 DNA segment encodes these proteins:
- a CDS encoding site-specific DNA-methyltransferase, which translates to MTNGKVHITQKPESLMAEIIRICPPGGLIFDPFMGSGTTGVSALKSGRKFIGCETVERKRLAVPHRRLFWL; encoded by the coding sequence ATGACCAACGGCAAAGTCCATATTACCCAAAAACCTGAATCCCTTATGGCTGAAATAATCCGGATTTGTCCTCCCGGAGGCCTGATCTTCGACCCTTTCATGGGCAGTGGTACGACCGGAGTGTCAGCCTTAAAATCCGGCCGAAAGTTTATCGGATGCGAGACGGTGGAGCGTAAGCGTCTAGCCGTCCCACATCGTCGGCTGTTCTGGTTATGA